A genomic window from Candidatus Omnitrophota bacterium includes:
- a CDS encoding 3'-5' exonuclease yields the protein MKISRPLVILDLETTGTWVEKDKIVEIGLIKLMPDGTKLDYIKRVNPGMPIPPNVTRIINITDADVKDKPRFENIAKEVLSFLGDSDLAGFNILRFDLPLLEREFYDANLNFHWRDRDIYDAQKIYHIHEKRDLMAAYLLYCGKKLENAHSALGDAEATLGILDAQVGEYGSTELGIESLKDIDYERSSDYFDKERKFCWWNGQLYPTFGKHGKKKHIKDIAKDDRKYLEWMLTKDFDNEVKAMIQKVLDGQFPKPPDKLIVKL from the coding sequence ATGAAGATATCGCGGCCATTGGTGATCTTGGATCTGGAAACTACCGGCACATGGGTCGAAAAAGACAAGATCGTCGAAATAGGCTTGATAAAACTTATGCCGGATGGGACAAAGCTGGATTATATAAAACGCGTCAATCCGGGAATGCCGATTCCGCCAAATGTTACCCGCATTATCAACATCACGGACGCCGATGTTAAAGATAAACCGCGTTTTGAGAACATCGCAAAGGAAGTTCTGTCATTTTTAGGAGATTCTGACCTCGCCGGTTTTAATATTCTGAGGTTTGACCTGCCTTTATTGGAGCGCGAATTTTACGACGCTAACCTTAATTTTCATTGGCGCGACCGCGATATTTATGACGCGCAAAAGATATATCATATACACGAAAAAAGGGATCTGATGGCCGCCTACCTTCTTTATTGCGGTAAAAAACTCGAGAATGCGCATTCCGCCCTGGGCGACGCCGAAGCTACTCTGGGTATACTTGATGCGCAGGTAGGGGAATACGGGTCGACAGAATTGGGCATAGAATCCTTAAAAGATATCGACTATGAACGCTCAAGTGATTACTTTGATAAAGAGCGAAAGTTTTGCTGGTGGAACGGCCAGCTTTATCCTACATTCGGCAAGCACGGGAAAAAGAAACATATAAAAGATATCGCAAAGGACGATCGCAAATATTTAGAATGGATGCTGACCAAGGACTTTGACAATGAGGTCAAGGCGATGATACAAAAGGTGCTCGACGGCCAATTCCCAAAACCTCCGGATAAATTAATCGTTAAACTATGA